TGGTGTTGCTAGTATTGAAATGGCTACCAGTATTTCTATTGCCTTAATTTTAACGGCGTTAATGGCTTAGTTAGTTATCTGTACTAACTTATGAATGCTAAAGAGCCTTGACGTGTTAGTTAGTTAACACTGTAAGTAGCGAGTATTTTAATCACAAGTACTCGCTACTTTTTCGTTGTGAACTCACCTTTATTCTCATTTATTTTACTGAATTTTCTTATATGCTTTCAAAAGACTCACGCCTGCTTGACGATATACTACTGATTTTAACTATGGCTATTCTCGCTGGCTGTGGATTAATTTATGAATACCTTCTTTCTCACTATGCCGGTAGAGTGCTTGGTGTAATGGAGAGCACTATTTATACTATGATTGGTTTAATGATAGTGTCGATGGGTTTAGGTGCCTTTGCTGCGCGTAAGGTACGTTGTGCGTTTAATGGCTTTGTTTATTTAGAATTAATTATCGCCTTACTTGGCTCAAGCGCTATTTTATTTATCGGCGGGTTAATCGCCGTTACCCAAACGTTACCCCATCTTATTGCCGATATGTTCGCCCTACCGCCTGATATGTTACCGCAAGGTGGCCTTTTTAATACTCTAAGCTTCCTCGCTATTAAAAGTCCTTATTTTTTTGGTGTTGTTATAGGCTTTTTCATTGGTATGGAAATTCCATTAATTGCCCGCATACGTGAGCAAATTCATGGTCAACACCTTGCTAATAATCTAGGTACTATTTATGGCGCTGATTATATTGGTGCTGGTTTAGGTGCTGCTATTTGGGTTTTATTTCTATTGAGTATTGATATAAGTAAAGCTGCTGCTTTAACGGCTAGTTTAAACTTAATTGCGGGTGCATTTTTTATTATGCGCTATTGGCGACACTTACATTGGCCAAAAATGTTTGTTGTGGGTCATGTGTTTTTAGCTTTGCTTATCGTTGTGATGTTTAATTATGGTAATCAATGGCTCAACCAAATGAATAGCCTACTCTATTTAGATAAAGTTGTTCATGTACAAAAAACAAATTATCAACAGCTTACTTTTACTGAACGAGAAATGGGATTAAATACCACAGATTCAGCGTTAGGTAACACACAAAGTACAATTATTAACTTTTATATTAATGGCCGTTTGCAGTTTTCTTCTATTGATGAACATATCTATCACGACTATTTAGTTGCGCCTGTTTTAGCAGGCTCAGCGCGCCATGATAATATTTTAATTATTGGTGGTGGCGATGGTTTAGCGTTACGCGATGTACTGAAATATTCCCCGAAGAATGTCACCTTGATTGATTTAGATAGTGAACTAATTGATATATTTCAAAACCCAGAAGATCACTTAAATGCAGACTTGGCGCGAAAAATAGCTTATTTGAATAAAAGTAGTTTACAAGATGAGCGCGTAACTGTTTTACGCAGTGATGCCTTTCTGACCATTAATACCTTACTTAAATCTGGTCAAATATTCGATGCTATTATTGTAGATTTGCCTGATCCTAGCCATCCTGATTTAAATAAGCTCTATACCGTTAATTTTTATGCTCGATTAAAACAATTACTTTCGGGTGATGGCATAATCGCGATCCAATCTACAAGTCCGTATCATGCAAAAGAATCCTTTATTTCTATAGGTAAAACCTTAAAAGCAGCCGACTATAATCATGTACAGCAATATCATGATAACGTACCAAGCTTTGGCGAATGGGGTTGGACTATTGCAACCAAAATGGGAGCGAGCCCTTTAGCGCGACTTAATAAGTTGGATAAACTACCGGTAGAGCATACTTGGCTTAATTTAGAAATATTGAAAGCGGCCTTTATTTTTCCAAATGACTTCTATAAAAATGAAGAGAATATTGATATAAACACTCTAGGCAGCCACACCTTATATCAGCTTCATCAAAAAGCCTGGACTAATCAACAAGGTGTTCAGTAATGGATAGTACTTAGATTAATGTTTAAGTTAATGCTCAGGTAATGTTTAAGTATCGACCTAGAGATTAAAAAGTAAGTTAAGTAAAAAATTATTAATAGTAAATAAAATAACTTGACATAATATGTCAAAGTGATAAATTAAACCTCGTTGACATAATATGTCAACCGAAAGAAAATAAATTGAGGATAGGAAATACATGAATATTCATACTATAGCCGATCATTTAAATGGTTTAGGCGACAACTCAGAAACTGGAATGAACTTTGATTGTCAACCAATTTCAGGTGAAGTCGATGTACTACAGATTACTATTTTAGGTAGAGAAGAGTTACCAATTTTTGTTTCAGTAACTGATGACCAAGTATTATGCATTAGCTACCTTTGGGGCGTTGATGAAGTAAAACCTGATAGCATTCCAGCAATGCATGAGAGTATGTTAGAAATGAACATTCCTATGCCATTGTCATCTTTTTCGAAAATAGGTGATAAATATGTGGTTTTTGGCGCGCTTTCTATCGGCTCAAGTTTTAACGATATAGAACACGAATTGGCGGTATTAAGTAATAACGCTGTTGAAGTTATTGATGATATGAGTGACTACCTACTTTAACCAACTATTGAAGTTGATATTAATTGTAGAGTTACCTTATTTAGGAGAGAAAAAATGAGTATATTTAAAAAAATTATGACCGCAATTCGTGGTGGCGCTTCAGAAGCTGGTGAAGCAATTATTGATGCGAATGCAACCCGTATTTTTGAACAAGAAATTCGTGATGCTGAAAATCATTTAACGAAAGCTAAACGTGATTTAACGGGTGTTATGGCTGAACAAATGGCAGCACAACGTGAAGTAACACGTTTAGAAAAAGAAATTACTGAGCATGAAGGTTATGTAGCTCAAGCACTAGAAAAAGGTGATGAAACATTAGCATTAGCCGTTGCTGAAAAAATCTCAACCTTAGAAAGTGATTTAACAGCACAACAACAAGCACATGACAGCTTTGCGGGTAATGCTGAAAGATTAAAAGAATTAGTTAAGAAAAGTGAACGTCAAGTAAATGAGCATAAGCGCCAATTGTCTATGGTGAAAACCACAGAAAGTGTGCAAAAAGCAACGTCTGCTATTACTGATAACTTTTCGTCAAGTAATTCTAAACTGTTAAGTGCTAAAGATTCTTTAGAGCGTATTAAAGCTAAACAGCAGAAATTTGATGATAAAATGAAAGCTGCTGAAGTACTTGAATCAGAAGATTCTGACACATCATTAGCTGCACAACTTAAAGCTGCAGGTATTGGTTCACAAAATAGCAGTGCTAATTCGGTATTAGACCGCATTAAAGCGAAGCAAAAATAGTAATAAACAATACGTTTATAACAGCGAGTAACGATTAAATACGTTACTCGCTGTTTTGTTATTGTGGCTTTAAATATTGAAGACAATGTTTGAATAAATAGTTAAAGCCATTATTTAACAAGTGATGACTCAACTGATAATGATTTTAAAAGTAGTTATTTAAAAGTAATAATTGAGAAGGTAATATTTGATGAGTTTTTTAAAAAAAATATTCAATAAAGACAAACCCGTACAACGTAAACTAACTCACGTAGATCAATTATTAGTTGGTGATATTATTGTATTAACGGATAGTTTTGCGTTACCTGAGACCTTACGCAATCAACAACTACAAGTAACAGCGGTAAACAGTTACGAATATGAAAATAATATTCAAACAGAATGGACCTTACAGGGAAACGATGATCTACTATTATTTTTGTCTTTAGATGTTGATGACGCGACTGAATTAAAGTTCGCCCTAAAGATTTTACCTGAAGATGTTGAAACATTATTTAATTTAGACGAATTTTCTGAAATTTTTGATGAGCCAGGTGAAGCTTTTTTAACGAAAAAAGCAGATAATAACTTAACAACCAACTGGAGTAGCGAGCAGTATCAACAAAGCACCTTCGCCAAAGTAGGTTATTTTCATCGTAAAGATCATCGTAGCGAAAATATTAGTGAGTATGAAGGTAAAGATAGCGGTGAACAATTTGAGTTTTACGCACTTTACAATGAAGACCAAAGTAAAGGTGTTGATGTTGAAGTTTGGCAAGATGGTGATACCGATGTTTTTCTCACTATTTACCGTCCTTTAACTGACATTATAGATATGTACCCTGCAAGTTAATACGATAGTAATTGATGTAAGTAGAGACTCTTATGACAAATAAAATGCCTGAAAAATGGCAATCATCAATAAAGGCAATAAAAGCAGTTCAAGTCGCTTTTGACATGGATGAAAAAATACAATTGTCCATTAGAAAGCAAGCGCTTGATGCTGGTTTAAGCCCGTCTGATCAAATTCGTGATATTTTAGGACTTTCTATTAATAAACGCCCTAAGCGCCCTCGCCTTACGGTTAGTTTAGCGCCTGAAGATTATCAAGTGTTAGCTGAAAAATACGACCTAAAAGCGGAACAACAACTAGAGATAAAAAGAAAGTTGATGGATGAACTGATTCAACACGTAAAGTTAAGTGATAATCCGTAAGTTCAACAGCTAGACAGCATAACGAGTGGGATTCTGAATCAAGTTCAGAATGACGACTGAAGTCGCCCCTACATACGCCCTAACAAAAACATTGTTAGGCGAAGGTGAACAACATCACCGTAGGGGCGAATTTATTCGCCTAATAATAGGAACAGGCGACTGAAGTCGAACCTACATTCACCCTACATATGCACTAACAAAAACATTGTTAGGCGAAGGTGATCAACATCACCGTAGGGGCGAATTTATTCGCCTAATAATAAGAACAGGCGACTGAAGTCGAACCTACATTCACCCTACATACGCCCTAACAAAAAACATTGTTAGGCGAAGGTGAACGACCTCACCGTAGGGGCGAATTTATTCGCCTAACAATAGGAACAGGCGACTGAAGTCGAACCTACATTCACCCTACATATGCACTAACAAAAACATTGTTAGGCGAAGGTGATCAACATCACCGTAGGGGCGAATTTATTCGCCTAATAATAAGAACAGGCGACTGAAGTCGAACCTACATTCACCCTACATACGCCCTAACAAAAAACATTGTTAGGCGAAGGTGAACGACCTCACCGTAGGGGCGAATTTATTCGCCGAATAATAGGAACAGGCGACTGAAGTCGCCCCTACATACGCCCTAACAAAAAACATTGTTAGGCGAAGGTGACCGACATCACCGTAGGTCACTTAATACGGAATCCCATGCGTATGGTTGTTCAGTGTGATGCATAGTTTTCAGGGTGAAAAATATTACTTCTAAAGACAAAAAACCTACTATTACTTAGGTTTGTTTATTTTATCGTAATATAAAGCATACCCACGTGCAGCTTTGCTTATATCAGAAGGTTGCATTGACACAATATTTAACAATTGTTTTGCTAAGGTAAATAACGCTTCTTTATCACCCTTCACTAATTCAATTTCAATCTCGTTAATCACGAAACTAGGTTGCTCTGGTGTAGTCAAAATATCACCACTGTCTAAGGCTAATTCAATAATATTTTCATCTTGAGAAATAAGCCAAGTGTGTCGTGAGAAGTTAGTTGAGAATAGTACCTGTAAACTCTGTTGTAATGCCAGAACATCGACATTTTCAGGCCAGATATGAGATGGAAACAATGCTAGGTTTACTATTCTGCTTTCAATATCAACATTATATTCTGGTCGTTGATGCAAGCCATCTTTAACTATCCCAGCGGTTTTAATGGTTTGTTCATGTTTAGAGCCCTTCGTTCGAATTCTCAAACCAAAGTCCATTTTTCTTAAATCTAAAGTATCATTATCATAGTAATCATTGATGAGTTGATTTTGATTTGTTTCAAAAGTAATGTTTTTAGTATTAAGCATATCGGTTATAGCGGTAACAATTTCACTATTGTCTTTATACTTACTTGATAGCTGGTATTTTAATTCTATTTCTGTTGTCATTTTCTCAAACTTTTATTTTGTTCAATACTCAATAGAATACACTTTGTTTATCAAGAGACCAAAGGATTCTTAATCTTAACTTGATATAAATACGCCAAACACATAATATCTACTTTTCAATGATTTAATTTTACTTAATGGCTGCTCAATGAACTCTCCTATACTACATTTAAAAAAACTAATTAAGCATAATACTATTAGTTTTATCATGGCTTTTCTTGCTGTTTTTTCAGCTCAAGCACAAGAAAATCAACAAGGTTATATTATTGATGACTTAAGCATTTTTATGCATGCAGGCCCTGGTACTAACTATCGTATTTTAGGTTCAATAAATGCAGGGGCTCAACTAAAAACAACCGGTAACACCTCGAACGATTATAGTGAAATAATTGATGACAAAGATAGAGTGACTTGGGTGGAAACGAAATATATTACTCGCCAACCTGGATTAAGTTTTGTTGTTACAGATATCAAAGAAAAACTAGTAAATGGTAATGACTACACTGCTCAACTTGATGGTGAGGTTAATGAATTAAAAAGTAGTATTGATTTAATTAACGAAGAAAAAAATCAGTTACAGACGGAACTTAAACAAGTAAAAACTGAGCTAGTAAAAACACAAAACAAATTAAAAGGCCAAGACACAGCCATTAAGAAAGAATGGTTTTTTAACGGCGCTATTGTTCTAGGTTTGGGCTTAATTTTAGGTCTTGTGTTACCTAAACTATTTACTCGTCGCAGAGCTTCAATGGATAACTGGGGATAAGACTTAATTCATATAGACTTAGTTTATATACTAAGTCTATAAAGCACTAGCTTATCAAGACTTACAAAGTTACTAAAAAATGGTAAATAATCACGGATGATATTACACATAAAGTAGAGATCTGCTCTCTATTACTCGATAATAATCACTAATTAAGAATCGAACTAGTTAATGAAAACAACCAAGACTTTCGCACCAAACTGGTATAACACTTATGCCATACATTTTTTTCGCTTAATTCTGAAGCATATATTACCTGCTTCTTGGTTTCGCTCGGCCCTACCAAAAATTGAAGAACGCACAGCTGTTGATGGCTTTTTCAAGTTAGAAATTGTTAGTCATTGTTGGGGCTATTCCAACATGCTTGCTTATCAATTGAGTTCTTTTGTTAATTATCCACCAACAAAATGTGCATTAACCGTTACTATTTTTTATGCTAAGGAAGACACTAAATGCCAAGCGGTTTTAGACTTTTTTGGTCAAAAAAATGTAGATAATGTAACGTGGAATTTTCAAGCCCTTTCTAAAGAGAAGTTATTTAGACGTGCTATCGGCCGAAATATGGTAGCGCGCTCTACCGATGCCGATTGGTTATGGTTTACTGACTGCGATATTATTTTTCATGAAAATTGTTTAGATTCGTTAGCTGAACAGCTACAAGGAAAACAAGAAGCCTTATACTATCCAAAACAAGAACGTACTACTGAAATGCTAGCACAGGATGATCCTATGTTACGTAAAGACAGTGAACCACAACTGGTTAATATTGATACCGCAGGTTTTAGCTTACATTCGCGCGATAAAGCAAAAGGCGCTTTTCAAATAGTTCATGGCGATGTAGCTCGTGCTATTGGTTACTGTGACGGTTTATCAATTTATCAAACCCTGTCTGAGCATTGGTGTAAATGTTATGAAGACAGAGAATTTCGTTGGTTACTTGGCTCGGAAGGTGTGCCACTTGATGTAGATGGCGTTTATCAAATTAGACATGTTTATAAAGGTAGATATAAAGAAAATACTTTTCGGTCAAAGTTGCGAAGTAAGATTAGGCGTATGCAAGAGTAAACAAGCGCAATTTCACTTACAATATACATATACCTGAGACTAGATATAGATAGGTATAAACAAAGAGCAATTGAGAGTTTTCAATAATCGTTATGACTAATTATTTTTTTATATCATCACCTTTACATTTTTTCATTGCGACTAATTTAGCTATTTCGCATAAAGGTGATCGCAATATTGCTATCTTCATTAGTAAGAACGAAGAAACAGCACAGCAGTATTCAAAAGCGACTCGACATTGCACCGACATTTTCCAACAAACTTATGAGCTATCGGTTGACGATGAGCAAGCAAAATTTTCTAAGCGAAAAGTACGCTTTGCTCAGTTAAAAGCGTTAATATCGTCAACAACACCTGACCGAATATTTACCGGTAGCGATAGAAGAATGGAATTTCAATTTGCTATGCATCAATCAAGAAAGTTAAATGCTGAGGTGGAAGGCGTTTATATTGATGATGGTACGGTAAGTTATCTTGGCCATAAATCTATCAATAGCATAGTGCATCAATATATAGACCCTACGCTAAAAAAACTCGTTTATGGTTTATGGTGGAAAAATGCATTAACTACAGGTAGCTCAAGTTGGATTTCAAAAGCTTATCTAGCGGTTCCTGAAGAGGCTCACCCGTTATTAAAAACGAAAGAGCTTATAGCACTTGATCAAGATATTTTTTCAAGTCAGGCTTTTCTAGATGTTAATGAGTTTTTAATTCAAAAGTACGACACATTAAATACAATAAACTTCAATGAAATAAAAGCGGTTCTATGTTTGCCTAATGAATCATTTTATTTAAAAAACCCTCAGTTTTTACAACAAATAAAAAATACCATTCTTAAACATTTTCAACCACAGGACATTGCGATAAAAGCACATCCTAAAAGTAAAGATATGGCGTTATTAACACAGATGTTTCCTGAGAGTATTGCCTTACCGAATACATTAGGAATGGAACTTCTTTTACCTAAGCTGTCTAACGACACATCGATTATTGGTGATGTATCAACAGCACTGTTAACCGCAAAGTGGCTTAAGCCCAAAGTAACGGTGCAAGCGTTTGAAGTGAATAGTGATATGTCAAAACAGTTGAAAAATTTATTCCATAGCTTAGGAATAACGTTTCTGTCGCTTGAGCCTGTTTAACGCTTTTTTGTTAAAGAAGTTTTCACTAAAAGCTTTTACTAAAAAGTTTTCACTAAAAATTCCAAAGGAATTAGTAAATGTTTAAAATTTTAGATTGTACCTTACGTGATGGCGGATACTATAATCATTGGGATTTTTCACCTGATGTTGTTCAAGCTTATATTCTTGCGATGGTCGCTGCCAAAATCGACTATGTTGAGTTAGGGTTGAGAAATTTTGCCCAACCGGGTTTCCTTGGCGCTTTTGCTTATACTTCTGAGGATTTCCTTAATCGCTTAGATTTACCTGATGGCCCAACTTATGGCGTAATGATAGACGCTAAAACTATTTTAAATGCCAACCTGTCAGTTGAAGATGCTATTGACGCCCTATTTGTTGACTGTGCTAAAAGTAAAGTCGACTTAGTTCGTATTGCTGCACATTTTCATGAAGTAGAACACTCAGAGCCTATTGTTAAAGCGCTTAAAGATAAAGGCTATATTGTTGGCTATAACTTAATGCAAGCGGGTGGCAAGCCTTCTTCATTGATCGCTGAAAAAGCAAAAATAGCACAAAGCTGGGCGGGTTTAGATGTTTTATATTTTGCCGACTCATTAGGCAATATGGATGGCAACGAAGTTAAACGTATCGTGTCAGCCTTAAGAGAACATTGGCAAGGTGAATTAGGTATTCATACGCATAATAATATGGCAAAAGCGCTCGACAATTGTTTAACCGCACGCAGTGTTGGTGTTAAATGGTTAGATAGTACAATTACCGGTATGGGTCGTGGTGCAGGTAATGCACAAACAGAAAACTTATTAGCTGTAGTTTCTCAAGAAGATAATAATTATGTTGCTGGTCCCGTTTATGAGTTAGCCATTCGTCATTTTGAAAAAATGCAAAAAAAATGTGGCTGGGGTAGTAATTTATTGTACTTTTTAGGTGCTCAAAATAACTTACATCCAACTTATATTCAAAACCTATTGTCTGATAGCCATTTTGGTACTGATGAAGTTATTGGCGCGATTGAGTATTTAAGCCAACAAGAAAATAAATCTTCTTATGTGAGCGATGTTTATCGTTCAGCTCTATCTTTCTCTGGAGAGAAAAAGCCGGTCAGCGGTACATCTGAGTTATGTAATATAGCGACCAATAAAGAAGTATTAATTATTGCCAATGGCCCTGGTTTACATAAATATTTGCCTGATGTCATTGCTTATATTCAGAAGAAAAATCCTATTGTAATCGCGATTAACGTCATTACTGAATTAAGTGATTTTGTTGATTATTATTGTTTATCTCACAACAACAAATTTCTTTCTGAGTCAGCAAGCTATAATACGCTAGTAAAGCCGGTAATTTTACCAAAACATAGATTTAGTAATGAAGAGCTAGCGCTATTTTCACCAAATTGCTCATTAATTGATTATGGTTTAGCAGTACAAACAGGTGAGTTTTATACTGAAGAAAAAAACTGTATTATCCCTTTTGATATAACCGTTGCTTATGCCTTCTCGGTTGCTGAAAACATGAAAGCCAATAACGTAACACTCGTTGGTTTTAATGGCTATGATAGCAATGATACACGTCAGTTAGAAATGCTTGAAACACTCAATTTAATGCATAAATTTCAAATTAATAATCATTTATTGGCATTAACACCAACAACCTACCCTATTGCTCAAGGATCAATTTATGCGCCCGTTTAGTGATTACAATCTACTTATCTTTGATTGTGATGGGGTAATACTTGATTCGAATACATTAAAAATTGACGCGATGAGAAGTGCGTTAACTGAATTTGATATAACAACCGATGAAGTAAACCGCTGTGCGCTATTTTTTGCTGAAAATTTTGGTAAGTCTAGGTTCTACCATGTTGATTATTTTGTAGAAAAGTTACTCAATATTAATGCATCAATGGCTGAGCAATTTAAAGCTGATTTATTAGCCTCTTATTCAAAGAAATGTAAAAGCTTATATTTACTGGCTAGCAGCACACCATTTGTCAATGATGTATTTGTAAAAAGCAGCGCAATAAAATATGTGGCGAGTGGGTCTGAGCAACAAGAGTTAAGAGATGTTTTTCAACAACGAGCATTAAACAATCACTTTAAAGAGATACTTGGTTCACCTGAAAAAAAGGTTAATCACGTTACTCAGATTTTAGCTAATCACCCAGCATCAACAGCGGTAATGATAGGCGATGCAGCATCTGATCTTGAAGCAGCAAAAGATAATAATATCGATTTTATATTTTACAGCCCATTATCAAACGTTGAAGATAAAATGCGTGCCTTATGCTTAAAATATAATTATAGAATAATTGACTCCTTTGAAGAGGTTTTAAAAGAACTATGAATACACAAAACTTTGCCGTTGTTATTCCAGCAAGATTTCAATCTTCTCGCTTTCCAGGAAAACCATTAATTGATCTTTGTGGTAAACCTATGATTCAGCATGTATGGGAGCGTTGTTGTGAAGCAGTAGGCACCGAAAAAGTCTATGTTGCAACCGATAGTGATGATATTGAAAATGTTGTTGCAAGCTTTGGCGGCGCGGTAATAAGAACAAGCAGTGATTGTTTAACCGGCACAGACAGACTCGCCGAAGCAAACCAAACCCTTGATTGTGATTTTATCATCAATGTACAAGGAGATGAGCCTTTAATAAGTCCTGACGATATTAATACCGTAGTTAGCGCTTATTTAGCCGGTGATGGTGCTGTTGTTAATGCCATGTGCGAAATTACCGATGAACGTGAATTCAATTCAACCACTGTACCTAAAGTAGTTTGCGATCAATCAGGCAAACTTTTGTATATGAGTCGTGCAGGCATTCCATTAACAAAAAATGGTGAATTCAAGTTTGCGCATAAACAAGTGTGTATTTACGCCTTTTCTAAGGCGCATCTTAAATTCTTTTTAGCCAACCAGAAAAAAACACCATTAGAGTTAGTTGAAGACATTGAGATATTAAGGTTTCTAGAATCAAACTACAGCGTACAAATGATAAAAGTTGATAGCGGCTCCATGGCTATTGATATTCCTGAAGACGTTGACCGTGTTGTTGAAGCCCTTCAACGCTTGAGCTAATAGCATAACGTTAAACAGGTTAACCTTATTTTTCAGCCTTGGATACGTCAATATACAGGTAAGTTTTGCCTTTATTAAAGTTCAGTTAAGCACGTTTATATCCTTTGTTATAGCGCTTTGTTATAGCGCTAAACAATTAAATCATTGACACTAATTAGGTAAATGCGTTATTAATAGCGTATTGAATAGTTTTTACTTAAAAGAGAATACTTATTAGCTTTTTTTACATTTTTAAACAAATAGAAATAATGAATGCTAATAACAAGAAAGAAATGATTAAATTAATTAAGCACAATAAAATTAACCTCCTCCTCCTCGCACTCAAAGTGCGCGGCTAGGTTTTATTGCTTATTAATTAACATTTTCAGAGATTACTCGCTAAGAGGTTACTCTAAAAATAAAAACAGATAATAAATAATTAAAACCCGCGCTAACTAACGCGGGTTTTTTTACGTCTATGCGTTGGTTAGTTTTTAAATAATACCAGTTTCATTAATTAGGTGAACAATTTTATACGTAGAAAGAGTTGCCAAATACAAGGCATTTATTTCAATAACTAGTTGTTCTAATTAT
The sequence above is a segment of the Colwellia sp. 20A7 genome. Coding sequences within it:
- a CDS encoding YjfI family protein; translation: MNIHTIADHLNGLGDNSETGMNFDCQPISGEVDVLQITILGREELPIFVSVTDDQVLCISYLWGVDEVKPDSIPAMHESMLEMNIPMPLSSFSKIGDKYVVFGALSIGSSFNDIEHELAVLSNNAVEVIDDMSDYLL
- a CDS encoding TIGR04211 family SH3 domain-containing protein, with product MNSPILHLKKLIKHNTISFIMAFLAVFSAQAQENQQGYIIDDLSIFMHAGPGTNYRILGSINAGAQLKTTGNTSNDYSEIIDDKDRVTWVETKYITRQPGLSFVVTDIKEKLVNGNDYTAQLDGEVNELKSSIDLINEEKNQLQTELKQVKTELVKTQNKLKGQDTAIKKEWFFNGAIVLGLGLILGLVLPKLFTRRRASMDNWG
- a CDS encoding polyamine aminopropyltransferase, whose translation is MLSKDSRLLDDILLILTMAILAGCGLIYEYLLSHYAGRVLGVMESTIYTMIGLMIVSMGLGAFAARKVRCAFNGFVYLELIIALLGSSAILFIGGLIAVTQTLPHLIADMFALPPDMLPQGGLFNTLSFLAIKSPYFFGVVIGFFIGMEIPLIARIREQIHGQHLANNLGTIYGADYIGAGLGAAIWVLFLLSIDISKAAALTASLNLIAGAFFIMRYWRHLHWPKMFVVGHVFLALLIVVMFNYGNQWLNQMNSLLYLDKVVHVQKTNYQQLTFTEREMGLNTTDSALGNTQSTIINFYINGRLQFSSIDEHIYHDYLVAPVLAGSARHDNILIIGGGDGLALRDVLKYSPKNVTLIDLDSELIDIFQNPEDHLNADLARKIAYLNKSSLQDERVTVLRSDAFLTINTLLKSGQIFDAIIVDLPDPSHPDLNKLYTVNFYARLKQLLSGDGIIAIQSTSPYHAKESFISIGKTLKAADYNHVQQYHDNVPSFGEWGWTIATKMGASPLARLNKLDKLPVEHTWLNLEILKAAFIFPNDFYKNEENIDINTLGSHTLYQLHQKAWTNQQGVQ
- a CDS encoding PspA/IM30 family protein; translation: MSIFKKIMTAIRGGASEAGEAIIDANATRIFEQEIRDAENHLTKAKRDLTGVMAEQMAAQREVTRLEKEITEHEGYVAQALEKGDETLALAVAEKISTLESDLTAQQQAHDSFAGNAERLKELVKKSERQVNEHKRQLSMVKTTESVQKATSAITDNFSSSNSKLLSAKDSLERIKAKQQKFDDKMKAAEVLESEDSDTSLAAQLKAAGIGSQNSSANSVLDRIKAKQK
- a CDS encoding HAD family hydrolase, which gives rise to MRPFSDYNLLIFDCDGVILDSNTLKIDAMRSALTEFDITTDEVNRCALFFAENFGKSRFYHVDYFVEKLLNINASMAEQFKADLLASYSKKCKSLYLLASSTPFVNDVFVKSSAIKYVASGSEQQELRDVFQQRALNNHFKEILGSPEKKVNHVTQILANHPASTAVMIGDAASDLEAAKDNNIDFIFYSPLSNVEDKMRALCLKYNYRIIDSFEEVLKEL
- a CDS encoding glycosyltransferase family 2 protein, which gives rise to MKTTKTFAPNWYNTYAIHFFRLILKHILPASWFRSALPKIEERTAVDGFFKLEIVSHCWGYSNMLAYQLSSFVNYPPTKCALTVTIFYAKEDTKCQAVLDFFGQKNVDNVTWNFQALSKEKLFRRAIGRNMVARSTDADWLWFTDCDIIFHENCLDSLAEQLQGKQEALYYPKQERTTEMLAQDDPMLRKDSEPQLVNIDTAGFSLHSRDKAKGAFQIVHGDVARAIGYCDGLSIYQTLSEHWCKCYEDREFRWLLGSEGVPLDVDGVYQIRHVYKGRYKENTFRSKLRSKIRRMQE
- a CDS encoding polysialyltransferase family glycosyltransferase, whose product is MTNYFFISSPLHFFIATNLAISHKGDRNIAIFISKNEETAQQYSKATRHCTDIFQQTYELSVDDEQAKFSKRKVRFAQLKALISSTTPDRIFTGSDRRMEFQFAMHQSRKLNAEVEGVYIDDGTVSYLGHKSINSIVHQYIDPTLKKLVYGLWWKNALTTGSSSWISKAYLAVPEEAHPLLKTKELIALDQDIFSSQAFLDVNEFLIQKYDTLNTINFNEIKAVLCLPNESFYLKNPQFLQQIKNTILKHFQPQDIAIKAHPKSKDMALLTQMFPESIALPNTLGMELLLPKLSNDTSIIGDVSTALLTAKWLKPKVTVQAFEVNSDMSKQLKNLFHSLGITFLSLEPV
- a CDS encoding CYTH domain-containing protein, translating into MTTEIELKYQLSSKYKDNSEIVTAITDMLNTKNITFETNQNQLINDYYDNDTLDLRKMDFGLRIRTKGSKHEQTIKTAGIVKDGLHQRPEYNVDIESRIVNLALFPSHIWPENVDVLALQQSLQVLFSTNFSRHTWLISQDENIIELALDSGDILTTPEQPSFVINEIEIELVKGDKEALFTLAKQLLNIVSMQPSDISKAARGYALYYDKINKPK
- a CDS encoding aldolase catalytic domain-containing protein, with the translated sequence MFKILDCTLRDGGYYNHWDFSPDVVQAYILAMVAAKIDYVELGLRNFAQPGFLGAFAYTSEDFLNRLDLPDGPTYGVMIDAKTILNANLSVEDAIDALFVDCAKSKVDLVRIAAHFHEVEHSEPIVKALKDKGYIVGYNLMQAGGKPSSLIAEKAKIAQSWAGLDVLYFADSLGNMDGNEVKRIVSALREHWQGELGIHTHNNMAKALDNCLTARSVGVKWLDSTITGMGRGAGNAQTENLLAVVSQEDNNYVAGPVYELAIRHFEKMQKKCGWGSNLLYFLGAQNNLHPTYIQNLLSDSHFGTDEVIGAIEYLSQQENKSSYVSDVYRSALSFSGEKKPVSGTSELCNIATNKEVLIIANGPGLHKYLPDVIAYIQKKNPIVIAINVITELSDFVDYYCLSHNNKFLSESASYNTLVKPVILPKHRFSNEELALFSPNCSLIDYGLAVQTGEFYTEEKNCIIPFDITVAYAFSVAENMKANNVTLVGFNGYDSNDTRQLEMLETLNLMHKFQINNHLLALTPTTYPIAQGSIYAPV